The region AGTTATCAAGTGAGGTACCAAGTGCGACCCGTGTTCATTCAGCTAGAATTATTGCATCGCTTTCCCTAACCAATCTCAAATATCGTAATCATCAAGACGGCTCTCCAGTGTCTACACATACAGTAGTGAGCCGACAGCTTCCCATCCATAAACGCCAAGCCAACGCGGTACGAGACAGCATAACCCAAGAGGCACTCGCCGTAGCGTTCCGATTCGAATCAAGCAAGCGATATCTGCCAATTTATTTCTCGAAGCATATTCTGCCAATCCATTCGACCATTGCCCCAAAGCAGTTCAAGAAGCTCTCGAGCCCTCGTAACATGCCTGAACCTCGTCCACGTTTCGATGTATTGCAGACGGGACTGCACAAACTCCTGGGTGCTAGTATTGTTGCCGCAGGCCACGCCTGCCATGAAGAGGGGGAAGAGCAAGCCCAACTCGCAGAATCGGTTTAATGGAACTGAGGAAACGTGGTGGATGATTTTTCCAATTTCGTCTTCTATGAATGCTTCGTACTCGGCACGTGAGTCCGATAGTTGAAGGAGGTGACGGTAGAGATGTATGAGTGCCGCAGAGCGAACGGCTTCGGCATGATGGACAAGAGGTTCCACGTCCTTTCCCTTGGATTCAATCTTGAGGCGCAAGTCTTGCGATCGTAGAGCATATGCGATGGCTTCAGCCCTCTCGATTTCTCGTGTCGCCCGCTCAGGCTCCAGCAAGGGATCCAAGTCAGCTACGTCGGTGACGAATACGCAGATGTCGCTGATGTGTCGGAACAAGTGTTGCGCGAGTCCCATAAAGGTATCGGCAGAGTCAACCGTTTCTTCAGCATCTTGAACCCAGTAGACTCCTTCAATTCCCGGACGGCGACCCGTGCTCAGCGCCGCCATGATGTCATGATAGGCGAAGTATCGGAGGAGAAAGGCGCCATCACTAGTTCTGAGTAGTTGTTGCGAGCCCAGGTGATTCACAAGATGTCCTGCGCCAAGCAGGTGAAGTAGCCAACTCGACGTGTCGCCCCTGGTGACTACCGCCGTGCTAAAGACGAGGGCACAGGCGACTGTACTTTCAGTGACTCTATTCTGTGTGATGGCGTTTGACACACCTTGAGCGACTTCGTTCTCGAATGTTAGTCGAGCCTGTGGCGAGACGGCATTGACAGACGAGCATGCGTCGAAGTGAGTCAAGGCGTAAGTGTAAAGTGCACGTAAGAGGGTCGGATCGATAATTGCCATGGGCAGGAATACAGAACACCAACTATTGCCACCTTGTTCTAGAAGAGAGCACAGAGGTGCAACATTCTGAAGGAAGTACTTGAGCAGTTTCCGCTCTATGTCATCCTGCGAGCCCAACAGCGGCGAAAGAGGCTCTTGTCCCAGTGATCGTATCCGAAGAACAGATGTTGAACCATGATCACGTCCAGACTCGGTAATCTGACTGCCATGATCGAATGAGCCGTCTCCTTCTGACAGGATCGGGGGACTCTCGTCACGAGGCGTCTTTTTTCCTCGCCATCGCATAGGAACCCTGACCAAGGGCCGCTGCTCGCAGACCAAGCCGAGCCGAATACACGACTTACATCGCGAATCAGTGCTTGATGATTGTCCATCACACTTCTTCTTGCGAGCTTTGCACGTCAGACAGCCACTGCGAACGCGGCCGTCAACGGCTATGCGTCGGCGTATCGGGCGGTCATTGCCCGGTGGATGATGTGTGCTTGTGGGGAGAGTAGTGTCAGGCATGAAAGCACCTGGTACTCCTCCaatttggtctggtccggtctggtgtgttgttATTGATGACGTTGTCCGTTGGGATGTAGGTAGGGTTCATGTAGAATTAGCTTCAATCCGTTGATGTTTGAGCAAAAGTCAACCGAGTTTCCAGGCTTGATGGCTGGTGCAGTAGTTTCTCCTGGATATCCCTGCCACACCCCTCTTCTGGAATCCGCCTCCGTCCTGTTCGTATCTCGAGTCGGATGAACTTCTTACCAGCGTGATGGAAGTGGCTTGGAGACGTGGGGGCCGAGAGTGCGGGGGAACTTATCACCTTATCTggagttgagtctggtgtttaTCATGAATTGAGACAAGGGATCCGGCGGTTTATCATTCTTGACGCCTCATCCGCCTAACCAGGGGAAATTGAAAGTGTTTTCCGATCTTTCTTCTGAACTATTCCATGGAGTAAAGTCTATTGACACTTGTCCCGGTGATTTTCTGTAATTACCTAAAACTGTGCTCATGCTCGTCGAAATCCGGCATCGGATCTGCAAAGGTGCAAGTGGAGTCGTCTCCGGCTCGCGGCATGCTGATTGACCACGCACCATAAATCGATCTGTTCGATAATCGGTATCGGATTCGTCAATTTTcaggatggagaagatttGTGTGTCACTGAGCctgttcttgttctctgcAAGACGTATGTCTCAATGGCCGAAGTTTTACGCAGCATACTTCCTGCCATAATCCCTCTCTTCAACCCAAAAACTATAACGAGCCCAAAAAGCGAGGTGACCAAAATCCTAATTCTGCACCGAGTTTCGTAGTTTTCAACTGGATGTAAAGGTAGCCGGGCTCTCGGGCCGGAACGATCTGCACCGGAAGCTTGGACCGGAGCGTCGAGGGCCTTGCCTGTTTCGTGCTATACATCATTCATGGTCTAGCTTGTTAAAAGTTAAAGAActttgacgacattgccGTTTATAACCTCTTGCTGTGAGACCTACTGCTGCCTTCTAGGCAAAGGGGATGAGACATCAAGCTGACGCTTAGGTGCCATGAATAACCATGAACGGTATCATATGTTTGCAATGGGCAGTGGTCATGAGCAGAGGGATTGATTGGTTGACTAGACTATCTCGTTTAAAGAATGAAAATAAAACCCTCTTGTAGTGCTATTCAGTGGAATTCGGTGCcattctcaaagtcaaagcGATGATCAGAAAGGAGAGTCCCTAACAGGCCTAGAAAGCTAAATCAGGCCCCCTTGACGAAAATAACAAAACAACCAACACTATAGCTAGGAATGTCCCCTAGGAAGAAGTTCAAGTCTCTTTTTCGGATCTGAGCGCAGAATGAGACATCCATCCGCCTGAtgccttgggcttgggtGCCACATCACAACCTCACTTCTTGCCACTGCCGCCGCTTGGAGGAGTATACGTGGAGCTACCCTTTCCGCTGTTGTGGTACGTGCTTCCGTTGGAATTGGAATAGTAGTACGAGCCATCACTGTGATTGATATGTCAGTAGGGTTTTCGCTGAAAGAGGTCTTGTCGAGGTTCCAACCTGTTTGAGTAGTGATAGGAATTGGAGTTGGCCGCGCCACTACCATAGTCCCTTGCGCAATAGTGATTGCCCTAAATAGATAGCCATCAGTTCTTCGTTCAAGCGATACACAAACGGACAGTTCACCAAGGTAGACAGGCAATACCTACCTGGCTGTTAGTGCCGGAATTCTTGTAGGTGTAGTCAGGCATGGTGTGCTGTTGTTGTAGAAATCCGTTTGTAGTGTGTTACGTCGGGCAATCGCAAGAATGCTCTTGTGTCTCGTTGTGAAAGGTTGAAAAGGCTTAGCATACGCAACGGGGTTGAGTGAAGTCAACGAAGTGATGGATCAGTGACTCGTCTGAACAGACAAGGACCAAGTTCACAAATGAAGCAGGGGAACGGAGGTGGCTGGGCATATCATGCGCATCACGTGTGAGGCACAAAACGGGCAATAAAGAGAAAGTGCGTTCCTTCTGTCGAGGcatcattttcttcttcatgaGTTAATGAAGTCTTTTCCGGCAGTGTATCATGGCTGCCGAATTCTGCGTTAGCTGACTACCAGAATTCCCCCTGCATTGCGAGATGCCTCAAATGAGCTAGCACGTTTTCACGTTGGTCTAGCGGCAAAGCCACTGCAGGCACACATGTACACGGAGCAATGCTTAAATGCTTAAACTATAATCTTGGTGTAATTCACAAGATCCCTAGAAACCCCGAATTTATTTTTCTGATCAGTCATGGAACAGTTCCTGCTCATTTCCACGGCTTGTACAGCAGAACTGTATGTACTATGTAGCAAGCATGGCATAGGTTGTGCCAAGGGATTGGGCAACGACGGTATTTGACATGAGTTGCCAAGTTCTATTTGATGCTCTCTCTATCAAGCTTATCTCAATCCTCCATCAAATACAAAGCAGCTGGCGTCGATTATGACCCCAACACTGCGACGCTGTGCCGATGGGACAGGCGCAGGACTGCATatagtctggtctggttcaaatgttgtggtgttggtcaGCTTGTGACCGGGGGAGTAAACACCAAAGATGCCGTACGAGTCAATAGCACCAAGTAGCACAACACGTTGACGAGTAAGTACCCGGAGTTCGTACATATAGAGCCAAGTCAAGCGTGTGTAGTTGCTGATGGTCATCCACACGTCGCGTATCGCATCCCCTCGGAGCTTGAATGCGAGACATCTTCGACTTGACAGCATTGGAGGAGTtcatgttgactttgaatgAACCGTCAATGTGCAACGCCCGTACATGTACGGTGTCGAGATGTTGAACCCACTGTGTAGAGGTGACCAAATTTAAAGTAGCACATCCATGTCCTAGAAAGGTCACGCACAGTCTATTTTTCCTCCTgtccttttcttcctttcaACTCCTTCCTTCTCTAAGGGAGGTGCTCTTTCCCGTCCCTCTTGCTGTTTCCTTGGTCCAATTTCTTTCCATCTAACTGGCTGAATACCTAGTACCCAATTTTGggagaacatttgaacctctcaagtgctgtgaTTTCCTGACCATGCATTCACTGTCTGATGCGTGGCAATGTAAAGATATGAAGACCCCTAGCAAGTACGCGTACCATCATGTTGATGCAGAAATCTCGTCCATGAACCCCCAAGCTGTGAGGGGTACgggattcaatgtttgttaCACGAAAATGTGACGCCACAAtaagcgtctggtctggtggtgtaATTGGGCCttgtcttcaatgttgtgtgaCAGACAAgtcacaacattgaacccttGAATGCTGCATTCAACTGCAgccagaaccaacagcacacatgcagtctggtacatCAATGTTCCCAGCATTTGCGGAGTAGAATGATCAATGGCCAGACTACCAAGGGGTGGCTCGCCCAAGTGCTATCCCCAACCACAAGACATGGCATTCAAATCCTCAAATAACGTCTGTTTTCAATTTTGCCAATGAAAGCTACTGGGGGGTTGAGCAGCACAATGACTTGGGATCGCGCTGGCCTTGCGAAACAGGGCTTCTACTACGACGAGAACATTCGGAGCAAAACCGCGGCAGAAGCTGCATATCCCCCACATGTCGTGGCCTTGCGTGCTTCCATGCTTGACTTCTCTTGCCCAGTACTTGGTTGCAAACACGAATGCGATGAGTCTGGAAACGTCCAGCTGGACCCGGAAAGCATTGAGTGGCACAGCCCTCATCCTGACCCTGTGCTTTCAGTGGCCAAGCGAACGCAAAATGATGCCCATCACTTAAGCAATGGTGGGTTTGCGGAGAATTCCTGGGACGGGTTCTTTCATAATCACTTCTTCAAGCCACTCCAAGACAGCACGCCCAGGTGTAAACAAAATTCCCGAAGATATGCCCAATGCATGATCGACGGAGTGAGATCTTATTGACAAGCATCAAAGAGTTTCGCGCAGTAACTATTACTATGATTCATTCAAAGAGTACGCATGCCATtcgatttgatttgattcgTTCTGAGCTACCAGGTTTGCTAATAGTTATCCATCTAAAACAGAGACGCGGACGCCTTGTGGACCGAGTTCCTCTGCAGCCGAACAGATGCCCATGATACATCCGAAAGGGAGAAATGTCCCAAGCCCGACCGCGTGCTCTCCTTACCCATATACAATCTTGATACCGATGGTCCTGCGGTCCCGAGTATCAGAGACCCTGAATCTCGACAGTGGCGTCAGACTCCAAGCCCGTCACTCGTGGAATCCTTTTCATGGACGGTCCTGAAGGACCTTTTCGCCCATGGCCTCCGGCCCACGCCATTTCGAATATTCCGTAATCCGCCCGTGGAGGCAGAACTCAGGTGCTATCCATGGCTTATCATTGAGCACAAGAAGCAGCCGCCTAAATCCCCAAAGGGCAAAACACTCGACGTGCGTTGTCAGGCAACAAACGCTGCCGCCCGCGCTCTCCAGCTCAACAGAAATGCAGCGACGTATGCGGTTAAGCTCGCAGAACAGGCCCAAGTCCCTCCTATTCCCACTGTGACAACAGTCGGACCCATTGTCACAGTTTGGATCATGCATTATTTAGAAGACGTTTGTGGTCCGAGCAGCCATTACGACTTACATGAAGAGGATCGTAAAACGCGTAGAGACGGTTATGCAAGTTAAATGACTTGGCATGTGGCAATCGCATGCTTTTCTCCAATTTCCTTGCCTCTAACGGAAATTATCAGATTATGAGAGCCATCTGGACAGGTGACATGACGAAACTCGACGATATCATACAGTTCCAACTGATTCTTGAGAATACACACACTTGGACGATGCGGGTTTTCAAGCCCCTGATGGCGTCTTACATTGGACAATGGAGATTTGTGCACTCTCAACCTGGTATTGGCGTGGCTGAATTAGCCTTGGAACGTCGCCAGCAGATTATGGACCGGTGTCGGGTTATGACACCCTTGGTTCAAGGCTACCTCGACACGCACTCGGGAATTGAAATAGGCGATGATAGTAGTCATTCCGAAGTGACACCGCTACTGCTAGGCTTGCTCGTTCAACAAATATTTGCTTCGGAATGTCAGACCCTCACAAACGAAATGGACCGTATCATCACCGAAAAGCTACAAGGATTGACTTTGGGTGCAAGACATATAGTCAGTGATACACAACTGACCATCCGAAGCAAGCACACCAGCCTCGTCGCCGATACGCAAGAAGGGTGTAGCGTGGATTCGGCACCTGACGATGATGATCCAGATGATAGTGACTACGTGGACTCCCAGCCTACTGGCCACGCCATTTCATATTCAGATTCTGATGACAACGAGTTCAGGCGCAGCACGAGGTCTAATGCCTTGCGGGAGACAGAAGCTCAGTCACCGTCTTCATCGCCCCAATTGCTACTCATCGAGGAAACCCCCAGACCACTTCGTACTAATAGTAGTCCCAGTGCAATAATACCATTGTCAACAGGCACCACCTCTCCTGCAGACGTGAGTACATGCACACCAACTAGGAACAAACCAACCACCCCAAAATCCGCAGGTTCGGTCATTCAAAATGTTACTGGCACCACAAACGCGTACAGAGTTTGGAAGAAGACGCTATGTCTGCAAAGCCGACGACCAAAACGATGTCCGGCAAATTTCTTTTTCGGGCAACTAAAAAATGGCCATCGGGGACATTGATTCCGACTGCTAGTGGCTCTATACAACAGGGAgactttgccatcgcctactccagctgccaaggcagcaCCCGAATCATCTCTATACTCAACCACgagctccatgtcgtctACGAAGGGACAGCCCACTTCAAAACATTTAGAGGCTCCGGCTCTCTCATTCGGTACGACAAGGGGCGACAACACCATTGCTGGGGGGAAAGCATTCCAGCTCTGGCACAAAAACGCGGAGATATCCACGCAAGTTCTCGATTGCCACGAAAATGGTGTGAAGTTAGTGGCTGTATCGTCCGACTCAAAGTTAGTAGCCTCCATTTCTACTTATGGGACGGTCCGGCTGTGGCGCTCTGATGCGGGGGAGCCTGATATTCTCCATGGCCGTGTGAAGTCGCTGGCTTTCTCCCACGATTCAAAGATCGTGTTAGTGGTTCAGATCGAGGACGCGGTTCAGCTTTGGCGCCCTGAAACAGGCAAGCACACGCACATCCAGACTCTTGGTCTCGACAACTTCATTTGGTCGGCAGCCTTCTCTCCCGATTTAAGGTTTCTAGCCTTGgttcatgatgatgaggcaatCCGGCTTTGGCTCGTCGACTCGGACAAATTGACGCTTTCGCAGGTTCTTGAGGGTCACAAGTCCCTGGGTCGGCCGGTGACTTTCTCCCACGATTCAAAATACTTGGCATCAATTTCTGATGATTACACGGTCCGGATTTGGCTCGCCGACTCGGGAAAATTCACGCTTACGCAGATTCTTGAGGGCCACAACGACGTAGTTTGGTCAGTGGCCTTCTCCCACGATTCAAATTTCATAGCATCAGGTTCTCTAGATTGCAAGGTCTGGCTTTAGTGCGCTGCTGGAACGGGCAAGTTTGAACACACCCGGACTTTTGAAGGTCACACCAGCGACGTGTTTTCGGTGGCTTTCTCTCATGACTCAACTCTTCTCGCCTCGGCTTCTAAGGATGGAACAATCCGGCTTTGGCAAACCGATAACGGCGAGTGCACGCAGGTTCTTGACGGCCATACTGATGACGTAAGGTCGGTAGCCTTCGCCAGGAATTCAGAATTCTTGGCCTCGGCTTCTCATGACATGACGGTGCGGCTCTGGCGCCCCCATATGGGTGAGAATGACAGTGACTCGGTGAACTCGACTTAAAGGGACGGTATCGAGTCTAGGGAGGGAACCATCTGGTAGCCTTCTCGGTAGGTGAGAAGTCCAGCACCGACAGTATAAACAAGATAGCCTTAACGTCATAATAACCATGTCTATTTATATTCTCTCAATCTACCCCAAGAAGAAATTCCAGATCTTCCTCTATGAGATTCATGTGGCCGTAGTGAGTAGGCGAACCAATGGGCAACTCAGAGTGAAATTACAACTCTTCGAGCTAGGCACTATGCTTGGATGAAGGTGCATGTTTGTGGCTAGGGTTGACCAAAAGAGCGAAGGGAATTGGATCCTATCTTAAAACGTAGATTCAAATATCAAATCGCCCAGGTATCGATGATGTCCTGTTATACATCCTAGTGAGTGATTCGGAACAAAATGAGAAGGGCAGAACAATTCAAGTAGGTGCCAGATTTCTGACAGATTCCAATACCAAAAGATTTACATAAACCGGAAAACTCGCCTTGACTCAGAACAGAATCTTCAGGATCACTGCATGACCTGTCTCAATGTAGCCTGAAATTGATGATCGTTGCCAGCCAATCCACCGCGATAACTCACATCTACGCCGACGAGCGCGGCTAACATGGCGTCGAACCTTTTGAACAGAAGGAGATGGGAAGAGGCGGAAGCGCTGGTGTCAGAAATAGAGGGATCATCTTTGTACGCTACTCAGCAGGAAAAAAAGAGGATTAGGCATTGGACCTGCAGCAGCCATCTGCGTGATGACTTAGGAGGCTCAAGTTGCTGGGGCTGGAATGGCATGTGAAACTGAAGCACAAACAACCATTGTCTATTTGGACCTTCATAAGAGGGATACTTGGTCATTTAATGAGAATTAGGTCAAAGCGTATTTCTCAAGTTTGAGAACGAGGACCCATGAGAGGGTTCAGGAAGTGAGTCTTATTACTTAACGCAAACAATGAAACGAAGATAATTGGTAACTAAAGAGTCGAAACTGCCTTGAAGTCTCACGTATGTAATGCACCCATTTCAGAGTCTCTTCACTCAGCCATGAAATACTCAATCACATGTGAATCCTACCCCTTGGAAgagcttccttcttctttgggTCTTGCTATCGCGATAGCTAGTCATTAGCGTCATGTCAGGGCAGAGCGAAAAGTGGCACCAAAAAACACCGGCACTCAAGAAACGCCTCTGCCAAATGTCCATACAGGCACGTGGACATGGCGTAGGCATCGGGCATTTCAGAAGTCCCTGGCACCGATAAGAGGCATAAAAGACGGACGAATACAGACCCTTGTCCGATGGTGGTGTTTAACTCACGGATGGCTTTTTGTTGGCGGCGCCAGGGCTGCATAACTGTCTAGTTTTCCAGCTTTGTCCGTTACGTCACTCATTTTCCTCATTTGGAAGTCGATTCAATGTGGACCAGCCCTACAAGTGCTCACGGCCACTTGATGGCTGTTTTGATCACGCTatcatgtcaagtctggtagtTCTTGTCCGTGACAAAGACCCCGGCACATGGTGAGGTACCCGTGACTCGTGAACAGGCGGACGTGAGCTTGCGACTGTGGTAAGGGTCCTCttttattttcatttttttcttcttgtcgcccCATCGGGGGGGGAAGAGTTCCATGATACTTGCGGTCGGTATTATTTGCCGCATGTCCGGTTTGTACTGGCGCGGAAGGGATGGTGATTGCGTGTCTTGGATTGTCGTTTACGTAGTCGGTTGCATATATATGTAAGGCCACCTGATTTTGACAGCCTGTCTCTTGAAGTCGTTAATTAGTCTTATTTACACCTTTGAACTGCTTCTCATTAGCCTTATCACTTGCCAATACATGAACACTTTCTCAACTCGTCTCATACAGCATCACACACAGCACAAGGCAGCCTAACGAAGCCACGATGGAACTCAGTcgcatcatcgccaaccttCTCAGAGCTCTCCAGCTCGCCTCTGCTACCATCGTCACCGGTATCACAGGTTATTTCCTCTACAAGTCCAGTGCAGACACGTGGGATCTTGGACGCTTCATATACACCGAAGTAGCGTCCAGTTTGGCTATGCTAGCGGCGATTATCTTCATGCTGCCATTTACCGACGCCTTCATCCAAGTGCCagtcgacatcatcatgagtTTACTATGGTGGGTGACATTCGGGTTGCTCTATAGCGTGAGTTTTCGTCATCCCTTGCGGATTTTGCGTCAAATAACTAACCGTTTGTAAAGTTTCTCGGATTCCCCTGCGAATGGGTGTTTGAATGGATGGGCGTCTCACCATTTGATGAGCAGTGTGGGAAGTTCAAGGCCGTGGTTGGCTTCTCATTCGTCTCTGCCATTCTTTGGCTAGTCTCAGCCATTCTGAATtgcctcatcatccgccGCCAAGGCCGTCAGGAAGACTCTGACGTCAGGAACCACTATCGCCAACGGGAGATGCGGGAAGCTCAGACCGAAGTTTAAACCAGCACCAGGCTCATGATTTGCATTTATCACGGTCGACGGGAATGGGAGGTTGGAGTTACGAATAGACTGATACCAGAGCATGGGATGACGCTCACGCATGATACATGATATTTTGGGCATTATTTTCCTTCTTAATACTGTGGCGCTTTATGCCGTTCCACAACGTTAGCATTCATAATACTAATGATGATAATAAATTGGTGTTGACCGTCTTATTCCCTAGCTCCCCTGTCAGGCATGTGATTGTGCTCAGCAGGCCACGAAACTCTGACAAGAACGATCCTGGCCTTTGAGAACTTCACATGATAATTTGCGCATCAGCTCTTCTCCCAAACTAACTCCCTGTCACGGGAACTAGATGAGCTCCATAGCTACCAGACCCTTATCAAGGTAACTGGACTAGTTACGTTCCATCAGATACGGCCCGAGTTCCAGACGTCTCGCCACCAGGtacaacaacatcaacagttTTAGTAAAGCGGGAAAATTGGAGATTTGACAAGAGAAATTCCTTGTCAATGACCGAAGAATGACATTGTGCATCTTGACCGATTTAGAAACGGAAGTGGCTGCATTTCGAGAAGTTTTTGACAGTTTAAAACCGGCTCTTCCGTGCTTCGTGCCTGGCAATCAAGTGCCGATCGTGATCCACCAACCGCCCACTGATGACGCTAGCATGTGAAGTTTTTCTGGTCGATGAGGCCATCGCAATCAGATTTTTTAGCTTTTTGAGGGTCTCGCGTTTACTGCAGGGGGGTCGGTACGGTCGTCCGCCTCGCCGACGGCTATCGAGCATTGGCCCGACGGACACGGAGAGATCTTCAGACAGAGGGGTCCTGACCTAGGTGAATGAGAATTGGTGAATGGATGATACAAGAACGTAGTCTTCTTAGCTCAGCAAAACCGGGAGAATCTGCAACGTCTTTCGCTTCCAAGTCCAAACAGTCTCACGATTTAGTTGTGTTATGCAATAGCCATGAGAAGGAGTGGGAGGGCATCATGAAGGCTTTTGCGCTGCCACTTCTGGTCCAGCGGAAGGTTTCGGTCAAATAGTCTTCATTCGAGGCTTCATACCACCGTCATGAATGTCTGTCATTGGGAGCAAATATTAATACAGCAGTGCAATGTCCCGCCACAGGTACAAAGGTGGTAGGTCGCGCTGCAACAGTCGGACAATGGCCAGTCCATGGAtcccatgtctggtacttttGAAAacaccagacgtcaagtACAcaaaaaccaccagactttacTGCGCTCTCCACAAACCAACTTTACTTCTCAGGAAGTATGGACGGCCCGGTTTTTACTCGATCGATTCGAGCTCAGCTCATGGGTGTTCCAGACTCAATAAATAGCGACGTTGACGTCTTCCACGCTGGGCCTGTCAGGAAATCCAGCGCAACAGGGACATAgaaagacatggagctttcGCAACCCCTGGCTGCTGAAAATTTACCCGGCCGTTGACACTTTGCTGTTTTCAGTTTATGCTGCAGATGCGATGTTGCATTGTGAATGGTCCTTGGCCAATCAGCTGAACCCCCTCGTTGATTACATATGTAGTACAGTCTGTTTGGAGTCCGGAGTCTGGAGTTttgaaaccaccagacaataTATAGTATCAACATAATGCGAGGACGACGCGTCTTTGTCCTCCTCTCCTGTCGTCACTCATCCAACGGCCACTGACTCGCACGCGCCCTAACATTTGAAAGATCAGATGCATCAAATGGCCCAACACGCAGCCGGCCAGACCCGACTGCCTTCATGAAGCAATTCCCACTCTAGCATCAGATATCATATGCAATCCGCAGTATGTTTACGTCACAAATCCTACCAGTCCCTGTATACCTGCAGCTCGAAATACCGCAACTGCAAACGCAATCAAGGCCGGGAGAAAAGCGATGGGCACCAAAAGTCAAGACTGGGTGTTTAACTTGTCGGTTCGTCGTTTATGTACCCGGTCAACACATCATCGAAACAAC is a window of Pochonia chlamydosporia 170 chromosome 5, whole genome shotgun sequence DNA encoding:
- a CDS encoding fungal specific transcription factor domain-containing protein; protein product: MPDTTLPTSTHHPPGNDRPIRRRIAVDGRVRSGCLTCKARKKKCDGQSSSTDSRCKSCIRLGLVCEQRPLVRVPMRWRGKKTPRDESPPILSEGDGSFDHGSQITESGRDHGSTSVLRIRSLGQEPLSPLLGSQDDIERKLLKYFLQNVAPLCSLLEQGGNSWCSVFLPMAIIDPTLLRALYTYALTHFDACSSVNAVSPQARLTFENEVAQGVSNAITQNRVTESTVACALVFSTAVVTRGDTSSWLLHLLGAGHLVNHLGSQQLLRTSDGAFLLRYFAYHDIMAALSTGRRPGIEGVYWVQDAEETVDSADTFMGLAQHLFRHISDICVFVTDVADLDPLLEPERATREIERAEAIAYALRSQDLRLKIESKGKDVEPLVHHAEAVRSAALIHLYRHLLQLSDSRAEYEAFIEDEIGKIIHHVSSVPLNRFCELGLLFPLFMAGVACGNNTSTQEFVQSRLQYIETWTRFRHVTRARELLELLWGNGRMDWQNMLREINWQISLA